DNA sequence from the Elusimicrobiota bacterium genome:
TTGTACCAGTGGAATCTGCAAATAATGTTGTACGTAAAACAAATAAAGGAAATTATTTTGTATAAGTTTGAACATTTTATGGGATTTTGGTGTCGTATATTAATGAGAGGCAACAAATAAATGTATCACAGTGCATTACCGGAGGGATAATGTTGAAAAAAGAAAATAAAATATTTTTGTGAACTTTTTCATTGTTTGAAGTGTCTAATATAATGAAGACAAGTACAAGGATTAAAGAAATGGGAGTAAATTATGGTTATTACCAGCAATGTTCCTGAGGATTTTAGCACGATTCAGGATGCGATTGATTATCTTGATACACAAAGTCTTGACGAAAGTAATAGAGGGATAGTTCTAGTAAACGATAATATAGTTGAGGGTAATATATCATTAAAATCTTTTATTACCATAAAAGGAAGAGGAAAAGAATATACAAAAATCAGTTCCACGAATCCAATATTTTTAATAGGCGAAAATGACTGTATTATTGAAGATTTAACAATAGCTAGTACTGCTGCAGCAGCATGCGTTCAAATTTATGCTAATGACATAACGATTTCAAAATGTAATATTGAGTCTACCAACAATACCGGAGTTTCGATATTATCAAACTCAACAGCTGTTGTTATTGAAAATTGTAATGTAAAAGGTAAGACTTATGGAATCTATTCTGAAGGTTTAATTAATTTAATTAAAGACTCTTCTATAAAAAACACAACTGCGTCAGGTACTGATAAATATGCTATTTATGTGACTTATCCAACTGAGACAGAGTACGTACTTTTATCATTGCAAAATTCACGATTTTATGGTGCACAAGGTGCTTCTCCATCAACCGAAGGTATTCCAGAGGCTGGATCTCCTGCAATGTACTTAGCGAGAGCAAACGCACATACCGAAGTAGTATTGAGTGGTTTATTTTTGGCAGGTAATTATGCATATGCTATAGATGGGGTTAAAGGTGCAATTTTAGATTTTAATGGAGGCTTTTATGGTACTAGAGTTAATACAAGTAACATAACAGTTAACGAAAACCAGCCATCGGCATACATAAAGGATATACCCTACCAAAGTTATTTATCAAATGGCGGTTTTGAAGTATGGTCTAATGGGATTAGTGTGGTTCCAGACGGGTGGAACACAGATTGGGAAGTTGCTCAAGATGTCGGTTATTTATCAAAATATTCTGCAGTACTATCAGTTTTAGAAGAAGGGACAGAAACAAAGTTATTTCAAGAAAAAGAACATCCAGAATCCTTTGCCAATAAAAAATTAAGTATTGATTGTTGGACAAAAGTGAGTTCATTAGTTCCGGATACTATAACATCAAAAGTACGTGTACGAATTAACGGTGAAATTGAAGGAGAAATATCAAACACTTCCACAGATTGGGAAAAAATTGAGTTAACAGTAGATGTACCATCAAATATAAATTCTCTTGTTATTGAATTGGTTGGTATAAGTGTTGCTGGTCCGGGAGAAGCTTTTTTTGATAATATTATGGCGGTGATAGGCATTGCTCCTGCGGATTATCGTCCTCAAACATCTATAGGACCTGATGGACTTTCAGCAAAATCCGTATTACCATTGAAGATAGCAGATAATCCATATCCAAATATTTTAGGCAATGGTGGTTTTGAAACATGGTTGACAGATACTGTTGCTGATTTTTGGATAAAAGAAACGAGTGGTAGTGGTACTGTAAGTAAGAATACAGATACCCAGTTTGTTAAGTCTGGTTCGACTAGCATTCAACTAACAAAAGTTCTAAATACAGACGTTGTGATATTGAAACAAAAAATTGAAGTATGTTCGCAGTTTCAAAATAAACCAATTAGTGTAAGCATATGGACTTATGTGTCTGCTTCCGGTCAAGCAAAGATGACAATATATGATGACAGCGCAAGTCAAAATGTACAAAATTCTGCTGAAGAAGGATGGGAATTATTAAATATTTCCAATTTTGTCCCTACCAGCGGGAGCGTATGGATAGTTTTGGAAAATGTACTGAGTATTTCCGGAAATGTATATTTTGATGATGCAATGTTGTCGTTAACTCGTGAATCAACTGATTTTATCGTCAATCCAGATAAAGTAATTGTTAAGGATTTAATCGTAGAGAATGAAATAAAGTTCAAAGAAGGAAATCTATCGGCAGGAACTACAGAAGGAATTGGATTAAAAGATAGTACGGGTAATTTAGGGGTTTGGGTAAAGGATGGTGGGGATGTTGGAATAGGAACAAGTGATCCTTCTTCAAAATTAGATGTTATCGGCAATGATGGTTCTGTCAATAATAGCGCTCCAGATGTGTTGAATGTTTTGGGTGGTACTGGCGGTGACGGAAACACAAAAGGTGGAGATATTAAACTAACAGCAGGAGTTGGCGGGGCAAATCCAAGCGCCCAAGCCGGTGTGGGTGGTAATATACTGCTATCTGGTGGAACCGGAGGAACTGGTGACATAAGTGGTAAAGGTGGAGATGTTAAAATTCAAGGCGGAAGCAGTCCAGTTGAGCCCGGGAATGTGC
Encoded proteins:
- a CDS encoding right-handed parallel beta-helix repeat-containing protein, with the protein product MVITSNVPEDFSTIQDAIDYLDTQSLDESNRGIVLVNDNIVEGNISLKSFITIKGRGKEYTKISSTNPIFLIGENDCIIEDLTIASTAAAACVQIYANDITISKCNIESTNNTGVSILSNSTAVVIENCNVKGKTYGIYSEGLINLIKDSSIKNTTASGTDKYAIYVTYPTETEYVLLSLQNSRFYGAQGASPSTEGIPEAGSPAMYLARANAHTEVVLSGLFLAGNYAYAIDGVKGAILDFNGGFYGTRVNTSNITVNENQPSAYIKDIPYQSYLSNGGFEVWSNGISVVPDGWNTDWEVAQDVGYLSKYSAVLSVLEEGTETKLFQEKEHPESFANKKLSIDCWTKVSSLVPDTITSKVRVRINGEIEGEISNTSTDWEKIELTVDVPSNINSLVIELVGISVAGPGEAFFDNIMAVIGIAPADYRPQTSIGPDGLSAKSVLPLKIADNPYPNILGNGGFETWLTDTVADFWIKETSGSGTVSKNTDTQFVKSGSTSIQLTKVLNTDVVILKQKIEVCSQFQNKPISVSIWTYVSASGQAKMTIYDDSASQNVQNSAEEGWELLNISNFVPTSGSVWIVLENVLSISGNVYFDDAMLSLTRESTDFIVNPDKVIVKDLIVENEIKFKEGNLSAGTTEGIGLKDSTGNLGVWVKDGGDVGIGTSDPSSKLDVIGNDGSVNNSAPDVLNVLGGTGGDGNTKGGDIKLTAGVGGANPSAQAGVGGNILLSGGTGGTGDISGKGGDVKIQGGSSPVEPGNVLLAYEGGKVGIGVINPTKTLDVAGEIKSTVDNTEFYMVPQGAIIMWSGAINSIPTGWALCNGSNGTPDLRDKFIVGAGNSYNVADTGGSTTMAHTHTGPNHNHEAFWADGSYQVWGYKSDGSLQDHQLWFYGTKYNVTSGNTDAYKAYGGMNSTHYYTTMAGNGITGAASNTENRPPYYALAYIMKL